Proteins encoded within one genomic window of Schaalia sp. HMT-172:
- a CDS encoding Txe/YoeB family addiction module toxin, with protein MHITWDEEAWNDYVWWQFEDRKTLKRINALIKDIQRNGNEGIGKPEPLRYEFSGYWSRRIDSRHRLIYQISDDGKALWIISCRFHYGQ; from the coding sequence ATGCACATCACATGGGATGAGGAGGCCTGGAACGACTACGTCTGGTGGCAGTTCGAGGATCGCAAGACCCTCAAGCGCATCAACGCACTCATCAAGGACATCCAGCGCAACGGAAACGAGGGGATCGGCAAGCCTGAGCCTCTTCGCTACGAGTTCTCGGGGTACTGGTCACGCCGGATCGACTCACGGCACCGCCTGATCTACCAGATCAGCGACGACGGCAAAGCCCTCTGGATCATTTCCTGCCGCTTCCACTACGGCCAGTAA
- a CDS encoding SWIM zinc finger family protein gives MDYELAYRYGVPSRLDEGAGLALATSGGSTPEGEAAHPYFFSGFMERPDVVAAGLLAVARVARTRFYVPPGMVPTPGGGLTRIGMLDPVVTSTAEGLRFESFSVCCGVYARLDVQASALDATHCAVGVTNVDVNQPLRAALASLRAGEPLHLGVGEEGLTATTLDEEVTEEKVQLSLRWLKGFAETQMLSSVMMPLHALNAVQARAFIRGLPRSSATGTVMWAGRAVRGLRLGTRPAPGAACVAGPERLRVFEPLLHLMTSLEAYGSHVDAGSEPVASLWVACLPGARLSVGLSPAKSRGFSGEGAVLASLGDPRVEEDADMLSALLSFEPRIDTRLMAARSGLAPDRVAGGLALLASSGQVGFDVTEGAYFHRPLPVRADALTAMHPRLAGARTLIERGAITREEGARFRVSSGANRYRVEVPADPYAIGEYRCTCPWWMKHRGGRGPCKHVLAVSLLLKEES, from the coding sequence ATGGACTACGAGCTGGCCTACCGCTACGGTGTCCCCTCGCGCCTGGATGAGGGCGCGGGGCTTGCGCTGGCGACATCGGGAGGGTCCACCCCCGAGGGGGAGGCGGCGCACCCCTATTTCTTCTCGGGCTTCATGGAGCGCCCCGACGTGGTGGCCGCCGGCCTACTCGCGGTCGCGCGCGTGGCGCGCACCCGCTTTTACGTGCCGCCCGGCATGGTTCCCACCCCCGGTGGGGGATTGACGCGGATCGGGATGCTCGACCCGGTGGTCACCAGCACGGCGGAGGGCCTGCGCTTTGAGTCTTTTAGCGTCTGCTGCGGCGTGTACGCGCGGCTCGACGTGCAGGCCTCGGCCCTGGACGCCACTCACTGCGCGGTCGGCGTGACCAACGTGGACGTGAACCAGCCGCTGCGCGCCGCCCTGGCGTCCCTGCGAGCGGGGGAACCCCTGCACCTGGGCGTGGGCGAGGAGGGGCTGACGGCCACGACCTTGGACGAGGAGGTCACGGAGGAGAAGGTGCAGCTGTCCTTGCGCTGGCTCAAGGGCTTCGCGGAGACGCAGATGCTCAGCTCTGTGATGATGCCTCTCCACGCGTTGAACGCCGTGCAGGCCCGCGCGTTCATCCGGGGTCTGCCCAGGTCCAGCGCGACGGGCACGGTCATGTGGGCGGGGCGTGCTGTGCGCGGCCTGCGCCTGGGGACCAGGCCCGCTCCGGGGGCCGCGTGCGTCGCCGGGCCCGAGCGCCTGCGCGTGTTCGAGCCTCTCCTGCACCTCATGACGTCGCTTGAGGCCTACGGATCTCACGTGGACGCGGGCAGCGAGCCGGTCGCCTCCCTGTGGGTTGCCTGCCTGCCCGGCGCGCGCCTGAGCGTGGGGCTCAGCCCCGCCAAGTCCCGCGGCTTTTCCGGGGAGGGCGCGGTCCTGGCCTCCCTGGGGGATCCGCGCGTCGAGGAGGACGCGGACATGCTCTCCGCCCTGCTCTCCTTCGAGCCGCGCATCGATACGCGGCTTATGGCCGCCCGCTCCGGCCTGGCCCCCGACCGGGTGGCCGGCGGCCTGGCGCTCCTGGCCTCGAGCGGGCAGGTCGGCTTCGACGTCACCGAGGGCGCCTACTTCCACCGTCCCCTGCCCGTGCGTGCCGACGCGCTCACCGCCATGCACCCGCGCCTGGCCGGGGCGCGCACGCTCATTGAGCGCGGCGCGATCACACGGGAGGAGGGCGCGCGATTCCGCGTGTCGTCGGGTGCGAACCGCTACCGCGTGGAGGTACCTGCCGACCCCTACGCCATCGGCGAGTACCGCTGCACCTGCCCGTGGTGGATGAAACATAGGGGAGGGCGCGGTCCCTGCAAGCACGTCCTCGCCGTTTCCCTGCTCCTGAAGGAGGAATCGTGA
- a CDS encoding DUF6493 family protein: MSTIRWLPDTLDECMDFWRLHLWVRQHPGLWTLDQVYARMLEINDGPPTDADLAVSTRLSDPWMDGIGFLRLAELKGDLALEHDERFLTALIGLEPGLQLPLMRADRELREELVWGMLRQEGNRGVSLSASDRSASMGSRRAPGWSRTLAACADEGLIDRDRLIDALLAMLAADLPSARAGWHSRTLRLLAMTLDEAEARQGALCALMSSPVGPTVTLAVGQLTALSKGGRLDLELFARSCEGALMGSKANALRVLGVLRDGLGAVEGTDLEPLLGVALSFPDAQVQRAALGLARDNVTASLLTRESVAAIVRLADLDPLVVPEAREFVSVCAVGDRPGPGLVPETRGEPGSFLPPPREAGDLVPMSAEDVSGRVGVLAEKAQMGLEYEALLAFLASPEFTPDALESLRPLVRHLTTRRFGYERMLGSLLQIALDGGGEGVESPLAAGTAWLESENMPTLLRERIIEVVGLVECGRRYRLLATPTDDRGAVNPLVLVHRALDNGDAAPLPADLTQALLRVDTEHPDCAAALALVEEREAELPAADRIRLALTGAVRRRAEGYLSSLAVAWEGHPAYESRSGKPKVARDGSPVYAFFTPRVVGADTGATGPELGALADIASASGDFTAHRYLYPASVRHFAVCLIASQWYVLDSTQLTADCYRALCEHGGRWDSLSAQLLGQAMGEREVESRALGVEALAALVARGDLSFDQAVAGFEAVAHTVKLNRWAQAFQDLGNVDPRLALDLALALLPGIERGRTGIGQLLGVVTAQYARAQAEGWAPPLGEDLVGWLGLFRGSSQAAKYARTLKEMSQ; this comes from the coding sequence GTGAGCACCATCCGTTGGCTGCCCGACACCCTGGATGAGTGCATGGACTTTTGGAGGCTCCACCTGTGGGTCCGGCAGCACCCGGGCCTGTGGACGCTCGACCAGGTCTACGCGCGCATGCTGGAAATCAACGACGGCCCGCCCACGGATGCTGACCTGGCCGTGAGCACCCGCCTGTCCGATCCGTGGATGGACGGCATCGGCTTCCTGCGCCTGGCGGAATTGAAGGGTGACCTGGCCCTCGAGCATGACGAGCGATTCCTGACGGCGCTCATCGGCCTCGAACCCGGGCTGCAGCTGCCCCTCATGCGCGCCGATCGGGAGCTGCGCGAGGAGCTGGTGTGGGGGATGCTACGCCAGGAGGGTAACCGCGGCGTGTCACTGTCCGCCTCCGACCGTTCTGCCTCCATGGGCTCGAGGCGGGCGCCCGGCTGGTCGCGCACGCTCGCTGCCTGCGCCGACGAGGGGCTCATCGACCGGGATCGCCTCATCGATGCCCTCCTCGCCATGCTTGCCGCTGACCTGCCTTCCGCGCGCGCCGGCTGGCATTCGCGGACCCTGCGCCTGCTTGCCATGACCCTGGACGAGGCCGAGGCCCGTCAGGGGGCCCTGTGCGCCCTCATGTCCTCTCCCGTCGGGCCGACCGTCACCCTGGCGGTCGGGCAGCTGACCGCCCTTTCGAAGGGCGGGCGACTCGACCTGGAGCTCTTTGCTCGCAGCTGCGAGGGGGCGCTCATGGGGTCGAAGGCGAACGCCCTGCGCGTGCTCGGGGTCCTGCGTGATGGCCTCGGCGCCGTGGAGGGCACGGACCTCGAACCCCTGCTCGGCGTCGCCCTCTCCTTCCCGGACGCGCAGGTGCAGCGGGCGGCGCTGGGGCTGGCGCGCGATAACGTGACCGCCAGCCTCCTGACGCGCGAGAGCGTCGCCGCCATCGTGCGTCTGGCCGACCTGGATCCGCTGGTCGTCCCCGAGGCGCGCGAGTTCGTGTCCGTCTGCGCGGTGGGTGACCGGCCCGGCCCTGGCCTCGTGCCAGAAACCCGGGGCGAGCCGGGTTCCTTCCTGCCGCCTCCCCGCGAGGCGGGCGACCTGGTACCGATGAGCGCCGAGGACGTGAGCGGGCGGGTCGGCGTCCTGGCCGAGAAGGCGCAGATGGGGCTCGAATACGAGGCGCTGCTCGCGTTCCTCGCCTCTCCAGAGTTCACCCCGGACGCGCTGGAATCGTTGCGCCCGCTCGTGCGGCACCTGACCACGCGCAGATTTGGGTACGAGCGCATGCTCGGATCTCTCCTGCAGATAGCCCTCGATGGGGGAGGGGAGGGCGTGGAGAGCCCGCTGGCCGCTGGCACCGCCTGGTTGGAATCGGAAAATATGCCGACCCTTCTGCGAGAGCGCATCATCGAAGTTGTGGGCCTGGTCGAGTGTGGACGGCGCTACCGTCTCCTGGCCACGCCCACCGACGACCGGGGAGCCGTGAACCCGCTTGTCCTCGTGCACCGCGCCCTGGACAACGGGGACGCCGCGCCCCTTCCCGCGGACCTCACCCAGGCGCTGCTGCGCGTGGACACCGAGCACCCGGACTGCGCGGCCGCGCTTGCGCTCGTGGAGGAGCGGGAGGCGGAGCTGCCCGCCGCGGATCGCATCCGCCTCGCGCTCACGGGTGCGGTGCGCAGACGGGCCGAGGGCTACCTGTCCTCCCTCGCCGTTGCGTGGGAGGGGCACCCCGCCTACGAGTCGCGCAGCGGGAAGCCGAAGGTCGCGCGTGACGGCTCGCCCGTCTACGCGTTCTTTACCCCGCGCGTCGTCGGCGCAGATACGGGCGCGACAGGCCCTGAGCTGGGCGCGCTCGCGGATATTGCGAGCGCCTCGGGTGATTTTACTGCCCACCGATATCTCTACCCCGCGTCGGTGCGTCACTTCGCCGTCTGCCTGATCGCCTCGCAGTGGTATGTGCTTGACAGTACGCAGCTGACCGCTGACTGCTATCGGGCCCTGTGTGAGCACGGCGGGCGCTGGGATTCGCTGTCTGCCCAGCTCCTCGGCCAGGCGATGGGCGAACGCGAGGTCGAGTCGCGCGCGCTCGGCGTCGAGGCCCTGGCCGCCCTGGTGGCGCGCGGTGACCTCTCCTTCGACCAGGCCGTGGCCGGTTTTGAGGCCGTGGCACACACCGTGAAACTGAACCGGTGGGCGCAGGCGTTCCAGGATCTGGGGAACGTGGACCCTCGCCTCGCGCTGGACCTGGCGCTCGCGCTGCTCCCCGGGATTGAGCGCGGGCGCACGGGCATCGGGCAGCTGCTGGGCGTCGTCACCGCGCAGTACGCGCGGGCGCAGGCTGAGGGGTGGGCGCCGCCGCTCGGCGAGGATCTCGTCGGCTGGCTTGGCCTTTTCCGAGGCTCCTCACAGGCCGCCAAGTATGCGCGCACGCTGAAGGAGATGAGCCAATGA
- a CDS encoding DUF1266 domain-containing protein yields MFAHLVSQIPVPVALAIALLVLCTPYLLIREALDRSKGATPAPHDVRKAGKGEEWDKLNKHHTPKLTGSLKKLAANPKARLLAPAIPYALCQGNTVDTLALGDKRAIEQMLARDWGITGRDGLLRQLYTLMKSGHREDYERLRSQCANPSWVSSTLARLNKTADNDTYAWEKRWRINRIVANDRGIQSVDFGAWDFLRVAMLTRAGAGLGWLSEDEAWDTLALVNRALDLSYSSWNEVWDAFRTTRWLWAAEGKAQEATNDLHERNRGTFLLGPKGLWTAIPWDAPYPAPRFLLLDAIASMGDLRLLSPQKWERSSAWERELDNQSRSRAPLSSGGKPAIQ; encoded by the coding sequence GTGTTCGCGCATCTTGTCTCCCAGATACCTGTCCCCGTTGCACTGGCGATAGCCCTGCTGGTGCTCTGCACGCCCTACCTCCTCATCCGCGAAGCACTCGACCGCTCCAAGGGCGCCACCCCCGCGCCGCACGACGTGCGCAAGGCCGGAAAAGGCGAGGAGTGGGACAAGCTCAACAAGCACCACACCCCGAAACTCACAGGCTCGCTCAAGAAGCTGGCGGCGAACCCGAAGGCGCGCCTACTCGCCCCGGCGATCCCCTACGCGCTGTGCCAGGGCAACACGGTGGACACGCTCGCGCTGGGTGACAAGCGGGCGATCGAGCAGATGCTCGCCCGCGACTGGGGCATCACCGGCCGCGACGGCCTCCTCCGCCAGCTCTACACGCTCATGAAGTCCGGGCACCGCGAGGACTACGAGCGCCTGCGCTCCCAATGCGCCAACCCCTCGTGGGTCTCCTCGACGCTCGCGCGCCTGAACAAAACCGCGGACAACGACACCTACGCGTGGGAAAAACGCTGGCGCATCAACCGCATCGTCGCCAACGATCGCGGCATTCAATCCGTGGACTTTGGGGCGTGGGACTTCCTGCGCGTCGCGATGCTGACGCGCGCGGGGGCGGGCCTCGGCTGGCTGAGCGAGGACGAGGCCTGGGACACTCTCGCTCTCGTCAACCGCGCGCTGGACTTGTCCTACTCCTCGTGGAACGAGGTCTGGGACGCGTTCCGCACAACCCGCTGGCTGTGGGCCGCCGAGGGTAAGGCGCAGGAGGCGACCAACGACCTGCACGAGCGCAACCGAGGCACCTTCCTGCTGGGCCCGAAGGGCCTGTGGACCGCCATCCCGTGGGATGCCCCCTACCCCGCCCCACGTTTCCTCCTGCTCGACGCGATCGCGTCCATGGGGGACCTGCGTCTCTTGTCACCCCAAAAGTGGGAGCGCTCCTCGGCCTGGGAGCGGGAGCTCGACAACCAGTCGCGCAGCCGCGCCCCCCTGTCCTCCGGCGGCAAGCCGGCCATCCAGTAG
- a CDS encoding type II toxin-antitoxin system Phd/YefM family antitoxin: MKTMTYTESRARYAEVLDQVVNDREEIVITRQGHESAVIIALDEYESLMETVYLMQSPANARHLRESIARHRAGEGVVHDLIELDED, translated from the coding sequence ATGAAAACCATGACCTACACCGAGTCGCGCGCACGCTACGCCGAGGTCCTCGACCAGGTCGTCAACGACCGCGAGGAAATCGTCATCACCCGCCAGGGCCACGAGAGCGCCGTCATCATCGCCCTCGACGAGTACGAGTCCCTCATGGAGACCGTCTACCTCATGCAGTCCCCCGCGAACGCCCGCCACCTGCGCGAATCGATCGCACGTCACCGCGCTGGCGAGGGCGTCGTTCACGACCTCATTGAGCTCGACGAGGACTGA
- a CDS encoding DUF6493 family protein, translating into MSSPMTLPARRAALKRLLASGESAIDAYERVLEGASEKDRRSLFKSVPFARLVPPAVEWEWDAVPEDTVRMCAFLRAALAGSDDAGDDYGARWSGRRGGDPREGADLERLLAAHRRGAAGRSGEWLEEAAGSPGGVAFWHTYRSLLAERGAFLTSAPSLEYFARRIIPAPHPTSDGTQRFFEENPTFLEHEFWQFFRVEGALPGSALFVWMYREDPSAPGGDFERLHSHDLVRYMATRLPQLRPRILSECLAAQRRDFSAYNARVFSRAWEALEPTREEKVAAASDLIALLGAQPSPTVSLAHKALLGLVGELSVGQVDVLVRGSAQVLARSEKKLLRAHVRLLAALVKAHPGCAAAVSDVVGAAEFPLDLRDRAAALVAAPTGSGDSDGSGDCGDEAGAGPAGAAAPGATARGREPGEGAQASWTFPDAPAADLPRTSHTAELPDDNDAAVAALHALFEDAAAGAALPALLTRISGEGIELAEADKALLARYWRSAPNWKGANQLSYLASRLLRDVDVKDAPEAGHFRGYRRKGSEWEQHRGPVRLLHEQLRVALGDKPYDKPNGQDMYRFDPILTEPLEPIEAQWERQIIRAPYQKPVSVVRGEYTKTDDMHETWVIPGQTLATGEDSLAGALANVAGVAPEFTGRLLESGDYRSSGVAYAWAAWALQHNPDILAAHAMPVLQGAFVKFPQVIAPFEVVVRALGEGWRAPGAPTYSALAWASTAAQAPYRAIAAEAIASLADTGRYDPAAMAGEFGYLLRNGWFGPGRVAQTLTDCASISALAGYRVAQTIAVLLPSLVGIRGSNRMVEALVALAGDYGMRVCVPDELRPKMKGSSALAQALRALDALPHAPTRHAREAAEALGAACARRDRGTPA; encoded by the coding sequence ATGAGTTCGCCGATGACGCTCCCCGCCCGCAGGGCGGCCCTCAAGCGCCTCCTCGCCTCCGGGGAGAGCGCCATCGACGCCTACGAGCGGGTGCTGGAAGGGGCCTCGGAGAAGGATCGGCGCTCCCTGTTCAAGTCCGTGCCCTTCGCTCGCCTCGTCCCGCCAGCCGTCGAGTGGGAGTGGGACGCGGTCCCAGAGGACACGGTGCGCATGTGCGCGTTCCTGCGCGCCGCCCTGGCTGGGAGCGATGATGCCGGCGACGACTACGGTGCCCGGTGGTCGGGCCGCCGCGGCGGTGACCCGCGCGAGGGGGCGGACCTGGAGCGTCTGCTCGCCGCCCACAGGCGCGGCGCGGCTGGGCGCAGCGGTGAGTGGCTCGAGGAGGCCGCCGGGAGCCCCGGCGGCGTTGCCTTCTGGCACACCTACCGCTCCCTCCTGGCCGAGCGTGGAGCGTTCCTCACCTCCGCTCCCTCCCTGGAGTACTTCGCGCGCAGGATCATTCCCGCGCCCCACCCCACCTCGGATGGGACGCAGCGCTTCTTCGAGGAGAACCCGACCTTCCTGGAGCACGAGTTCTGGCAGTTTTTCCGCGTCGAGGGCGCCCTGCCGGGCTCTGCCCTCTTCGTGTGGATGTACCGCGAGGACCCCTCCGCGCCCGGCGGCGACTTCGAGCGCCTGCACAGCCACGACCTGGTCCGCTACATGGCGACGCGCCTCCCGCAGCTGCGACCCCGCATCCTCTCCGAGTGTCTGGCCGCGCAGCGGCGCGACTTTTCCGCGTACAACGCCCGCGTCTTCTCGCGGGCCTGGGAGGCACTCGAACCGACGCGCGAGGAAAAGGTCGCGGCGGCCTCGGACCTCATCGCCCTGCTCGGAGCCCAGCCCTCTCCGACGGTGTCCCTGGCCCACAAGGCCCTCCTCGGCCTCGTCGGGGAGCTGTCGGTGGGGCAGGTGGACGTGCTCGTGCGGGGCAGCGCCCAGGTCCTCGCGCGCTCCGAGAAGAAGCTGCTGCGCGCGCACGTGCGCCTGCTCGCCGCCCTCGTCAAGGCCCATCCCGGCTGCGCGGCCGCCGTCAGCGACGTCGTGGGTGCCGCCGAGTTCCCCCTCGACCTGCGAGACCGCGCAGCCGCGCTCGTCGCGGCACCCACTGGTTCCGGGGACTCTGACGGTTCCGGGGACTGTGGGGACGAGGCCGGGGCCGGGCCTGCGGGGGCGGCCGCCCCCGGCGCAACCGCCCGGGGACGTGAACCCGGGGAGGGGGCCCAGGCCTCGTGGACGTTCCCGGACGCCCCCGCAGCGGACCTGCCGCGCACGTCGCATACCGCCGAGCTGCCCGACGACAATGACGCGGCCGTCGCTGCGTTGCACGCCCTCTTCGAGGACGCGGCAGCGGGCGCCGCCCTGCCCGCGCTCCTGACGCGCATCAGCGGCGAGGGCATCGAGCTGGCGGAGGCCGACAAGGCGCTGCTCGCCAGGTACTGGCGCAGCGCCCCCAACTGGAAGGGCGCCAACCAGCTCTCCTACCTGGCCTCGCGGCTCCTGCGCGACGTGGATGTGAAGGACGCGCCCGAGGCCGGCCACTTCCGCGGCTACCGGCGCAAGGGCAGCGAGTGGGAGCAGCACCGCGGCCCGGTCCGCCTCCTGCACGAGCAGCTGCGCGTCGCATTGGGGGACAAGCCCTACGACAAGCCGAACGGTCAGGACATGTACCGCTTCGACCCGATCCTGACCGAGCCGCTGGAACCCATCGAGGCGCAGTGGGAGCGGCAGATCATTCGGGCTCCCTATCAAAAGCCTGTGAGCGTCGTGCGCGGCGAGTACACCAAGACGGACGACATGCACGAGACGTGGGTGATCCCCGGGCAAACCCTGGCCACGGGCGAGGACTCGCTGGCGGGCGCCCTCGCCAACGTCGCGGGGGTGGCTCCCGAGTTCACCGGGCGGCTCCTGGAATCCGGGGACTACCGGTCGAGCGGCGTCGCCTACGCGTGGGCTGCCTGGGCCCTCCAGCACAACCCGGACATTCTGGCTGCCCACGCGATGCCCGTCCTCCAGGGTGCGTTTGTCAAGTTCCCGCAGGTGATTGCGCCCTTCGAGGTGGTCGTGCGCGCGCTGGGGGAGGGGTGGCGGGCGCCGGGCGCGCCCACCTACTCGGCCCTGGCGTGGGCGTCCACCGCCGCGCAGGCACCCTACCGGGCCATCGCCGCCGAGGCCATCGCGAGCCTCGCCGACACCGGCCGATACGACCCGGCGGCCATGGCTGGTGAGTTCGGCTACCTGCTGCGCAACGGGTGGTTCGGTCCCGGGCGGGTCGCCCAGACGCTCACCGACTGCGCGTCCATCTCGGCGCTGGCCGGCTACCGCGTCGCCCAGACCATCGCCGTCCTGCTTCCGTCACTCGTTGGCATCCGGGGTTCGAATCGTATGGTCGAGGCCCTGGTGGCGCTCGCGGGCGACTACGGCATGAGGGTGTGCGTGCCTGATGAGCTGCGCCCCAAGATGAAGGGATCGAGCGCTCTCGCTCAGGCGCTGCGGGCGCTCGACGCGCTGCCCCACGCACCCACGCGCCACGCCCGCGAGGCGGCGGAGGCGCTCGGCGCGGCGTGTGCGCGCCGAGATCGAGGCACCCCTGCGTGA
- a CDS encoding methyltransferase, producing MTTSVPVPALDRDLIARLRFDVIASSWTIDTLEALLSADTFAALMRDSRLPALVELAGVADPAATLTRFFILGQPERASALAGALPTLGAQGLETLGLAAVIDEAEAASGLVMPRACAKPTSTSAPTRERAEAGEDGEASSREAPTLPTMRDPDEEASEPEVEHDPWMRALFDLRPHAAALPGGDHDWWVTSDLGEAQTGRPLADDHVLGIGGATLTLLEMTVRDRVDSALDLGCGCGIQALYLATHADRVVATDLSARACALTQFNAALNETVIDVREGSLFEPVAGETFDLIVSNPPFVITPDSVRGTAGLLEYRDGGMDRDNLIRAVLREAPTYLAPGGTLQMLANWEIPASRNPDTQWSWRVDSWLDGLPVDAWVVQRDVLDPARYVDMWIRDSGGQLMARADYDRAFTSWLVDFRRAGTGAIGMGFVALRRLDEAEAASGGVRAYDLSLDGHAPRGRDVAWALASLRAPELWEVALTRASDVREERHYVPGSPDPELLILHQGGGLGRSVPVSSAVSAVVGASDGELTVGQIASAVAMLTSVEVEDVRAEVEAPLRDLIRWGFLTY from the coding sequence TTGGAGGCGCTGCTGAGCGCCGACACCTTTGCCGCCCTCATGCGCGACTCGCGTCTGCCCGCCCTCGTTGAGCTCGCGGGCGTCGCAGACCCGGCTGCCACCCTCACGCGCTTCTTCATTCTCGGCCAGCCCGAGAGGGCGTCGGCCCTCGCCGGGGCGCTCCCGACGCTTGGGGCGCAGGGCCTGGAGACCCTCGGCCTGGCGGCCGTCATCGACGAGGCCGAGGCCGCCTCCGGCCTCGTCATGCCGCGCGCGTGCGCCAAGCCCACATCAACGTCCGCGCCCACGCGGGAGCGCGCCGAGGCGGGAGAGGATGGGGAGGCCTCGTCCCGGGAGGCGCCCACCCTGCCGACGATGCGGGACCCCGACGAGGAGGCTTCCGAGCCCGAGGTCGAGCACGACCCCTGGATGCGCGCGCTCTTCGACCTGCGCCCACACGCGGCCGCGCTGCCGGGCGGGGACCACGACTGGTGGGTGACCTCGGACCTGGGGGAGGCACAGACCGGCAGGCCGCTGGCCGATGACCACGTGCTCGGCATCGGCGGGGCGACCCTGACGCTCCTGGAGATGACGGTGCGCGATCGGGTTGACTCGGCCCTGGATCTGGGCTGCGGGTGCGGCATCCAGGCCCTGTACTTGGCGACGCATGCCGACCGCGTGGTGGCGACCGACCTGTCGGCGCGGGCTTGCGCGCTCACCCAGTTCAACGCCGCCCTCAACGAGACGGTCATCGACGTGCGCGAGGGGTCCCTCTTCGAGCCGGTCGCCGGTGAGACTTTCGACCTCATCGTCTCCAACCCGCCCTTCGTGATCACGCCGGACAGCGTGCGCGGGACAGCCGGCCTGCTCGAGTACCGCGACGGCGGCATGGATCGCGACAACCTGATCCGGGCGGTCCTGCGTGAGGCTCCCACCTACCTGGCGCCCGGGGGCACGCTGCAGATGCTCGCGAACTGGGAGATTCCCGCGAGCCGCAACCCGGACACGCAGTGGTCGTGGCGCGTGGATTCTTGGCTCGACGGACTGCCGGTGGACGCGTGGGTGGTCCAGCGCGACGTCCTCGATCCCGCGCGCTACGTGGACATGTGGATCCGTGACTCGGGCGGCCAGCTGATGGCGCGCGCCGACTACGATCGCGCGTTTACGTCGTGGCTGGTGGATTTCCGTCGCGCGGGCACGGGCGCGATCGGCATGGGTTTCGTGGCGCTGCGCAGGCTCGACGAGGCCGAGGCCGCCTCGGGTGGGGTTCGCGCCTACGACCTGTCCCTCGATGGGCACGCCCCGCGCGGGCGCGACGTGGCGTGGGCGCTGGCCTCCCTGCGCGCCCCCGAGCTGTGGGAGGTGGCGCTCACGCGTGCGTCGGATGTGCGCGAGGAGCGCCACTACGTGCCGGGTAGCCCGGATCCGGAGCTGTTGATCCTGCATCAGGGCGGGGGGCTGGGCCGTTCCGTGCCGGTCTCGTCGGCCGTGTCCGCGGTCGTGGGGGCTTCGGATGGGGAGTTGACGGTCGGGCAGATCGCGTCGGCCGTCGCGATGCTCACCTCGGTTGAGGTGGAGGATGTACGCGCCGAGGTCGAGGCTCCCCTGCGCGACCTGATCCGCTGGGGGTTCCTCACCTACTGA